One genomic segment of Komagataella phaffii GS115 chromosome 4, complete sequence includes these proteins:
- a CDS encoding Regulatory subunit A of the heterotrimeric protein phosphatase 2A, which produces MEENHISFSTPKSNMAENNQDLYPIALLMDELRYDDVASRVQAMKRLDTIAIALGPERTRSELLQYLDEVVTDDEDEVICIIAEELGKFVPLIGGPQYAVLLLPILEKISSVEEPVVRDKAVESLNLIGETLSDAQIDSEFVPLVEKLAKDQWFSSCVASTGLFKGIVARVDSEKRKNLLNLYFSLIKHEIPLVRKSSATHLPEIVDQLSDKFANVDNDEFNWNIIYEMFQVLIVDHQDSVKFLSVEVLICMLEFLHKIGNKTHHEALLQNVLNLINDPSWRVKYMIANRFEKLVEAFHDDQISLSLIGEFAGLMKDHEPEVRKAISEQLPGYVRLVSETGNHGLQPDANKDIIIKEIIPCVNSLSEDESEVVRAALASQITGLAPYLGNEATIEHLLPIFLHMLNDVFSEVRLNIISNLQVVNEVIGIERLSNSLLPAITSLAQDKQWRVRLAIIEQIPLLAEQLGVSFFDEGLGQLCMGWLDDPVYSIREAAVNNLQKLTQIFGEEWARKDLILRILERQDDLINFIHRITSLFAFMKLIPVVRNEIIKTDIYPFFERLIKDEVPNIRFNVAKAYQVIGETLLANDPKEAPVIESTIIPQLVQLTNDEDVDVRFFATKSLEGVKKALSNYVN; this is translated from the coding sequence atggaagaaaaccACATATCGTTCTCTACTCCAAAAAGCAACATGGCTGAAAACAACCAAGACCTTTATCCCATCGCCCTATTGATGGATGAATTGCGTTATGATGACGTTGCCAGTCGTGTACAAGCAATGAAGAGACTAGACACCATCGCCATTGCTTTGGGACCAGAACGAACCAGGAGCGAGTTACTTCAGTACCTAGATGAAGTTGTTACcgacgatgaagatgaggtGATCTGCATCATTGCCGAAGAACTTGGGAAGTTCGTCCCTCTGATTGGAGGGCCCCAGTATGCGGTACTGCTGCTAcccattttggaaaaaatcaGCTCTGTTGAAGAACCTGTTGTTAGGGATAAGGCCGTCGAGTCGCTCAACTTAATTGGTGAGACCCTAAGTGACGCTCAGATCGATTCTGAGTTTGTCCCCTTAGTGGAGAAACTTGCAAAAGACCAATGGTTCAGTTCTTGTGTTGCTTCAACTGGTCTTTTCAAAGGCATTGTGGCCAGGGTCGATTCAGAGAAACGTaaaaatttgttgaatttgtaCTTTTCTCTGATAAAACACGAAATCCCTCTGGTAAGGAAATCCTCGGCTACTCATCTTCCAgaaattgttgatcaactttcaGATAAGTTCGCTAACGTTGATAACGATGAGTTCAATTGGAATATCATCTACGAAATGTTTCAAGTCCTAATAGTGGATCACCAGGATTCTGTCAAGTTTTTGTCCGTTGAAGTTCTTATCTGCATGCTAGAGTTTCTTCATAAGATTGGTAACAAGACACACCATGAGGCGTTATTGCAGAACGTTCTCAATTTGATTAATGACCCAAGTTGGAGAGTTAAATACATGATCGCCAAtagatttgaaaagttAGTAGAAGCTTTCCACGATGACCAGATTTCCCTGAGCTTGATTGGCGAGTTTGCCGGACTTATGAAAGATCACGAGCCAGAAGTCAGAAAAGCGATCAGTGAACAATTACCAGGTTACGTCAGACTCGTAAGTGAGACAGGTAATCATGGCTTACAACCTGACGCCAACAAAGACATAATAATCAAGGAGATCATCCCTTGTGTTAACAGTCTCTCAGAAGACGAATCAGAAGTGGTAAGGGCTGCACTGGCATCCCAGATTACTGGTTTAGCACCTTATTTAGGAAATGAAGCCACCATTGAGCACTTACTACCTATTTTCTTACACATGCTCAATGACGTCTTCTCTGAGGTGCGTCTGAATATTATCTCAAATTTGCAAGTTGTGAATGAAGTGATTGGAATTGAGAGATTAAGCAACTCCCTACTACCTGCCATTACCAGTCTTGCTCAAGACAAACAGTGGCGAGTGCGCCTTGCCATAATTGAGCAGATTCCATTATTGGCTGAGCAACTAGGAGTGTCCTTCTTCGACGAAGGACTGGGTCAACTATGTATGGGTTGGTTAGATGATCCAGTATACAGTATCAGAGAAGCAGCAGTGAACAACTTACAGAAGCTGACGCAGATTTTTGGGGAAGAATGGGcaagaaaagatttgatcTTGCGAATCTTGGAAAGGCAGGATGACTTAATCAACTTTATTCATAGAATCACAAGTCTGTTTGCGTTCATGAAGTTGATTCCTGTGGTaagaaatgaaattatAAAAACAGATATTTACccattttttgaaagattgatcaAGGATGAGGTGCCAAATATTCGTTTCAACGTTGCCAAGGCTTACCAGGTTATTGGTGAAACTTTGCTAGCTAACGACCCCAAGGAGGCACCAGTAATAGAGTCCACGATTATCCCTCAATTGGTACAATTGaccaatgatgaagatgtGGACGTGCGATTTTTTGCAACAAAGAGTTTGGAAGGTGTTAAGAAGGCTCTATCT
- a CDS encoding Peroxisomal ubiquitin conjugating enzyme: MSAEKRLLQEYRSILKEQRQKGSASTLSSNGILDLKPVSEDNFYKWTAKLKGPTDTGYQDAFWELQIDIPSNYPTQPPKFTFIVSDDIPRNRRQRQTNQIQDDDEFEGAEKEVLRHCYRMPHPNIAFNTGEICLDILQAKWTPAWTLSSALTAIVLLLNDPEPLSPLDIDMANLMKINDLKAYNSLIEYYVGRYSIEEEVYILN, encoded by the coding sequence ATGTCAGCTGAAAAGCGTTTGTTACAGGAGTATAGGTCTATCCTAAAGGaacaaagacaaaaagGATCGGCATCCACTTTATCCTCAAATGGaattttggatttgaaaccGGTTTCAGAGGATAATTTCTACAAGTGGACTGCGAAGCTGAAAGGCCCAACCGATACTGGTTACCAGGATGCCTTTTGGGAGCTTCAGATTGACATTCCTTCCAACTATCCTACCCAACCGCCTAAGTTCACATTTATAGTCTCTGATGATATCCCTCGTAATAGAAGGCAAAGGCAGACCAATCAAATTCAGGATGACGACGAATTTGAAGGGGCTGAGAAGGAAGTTTTAAGGCATTGTTATAGAATGCCTCATCCAAATATTGCCTTCAACACAGGAGAAATCTGTCTGGACATTTTGCAGGCCAAATGGACGCCAGCTTGGACACTTAGTAGTGCTTTGACAGCCATTGTTCTCCTGTTGAACGACCCAGAACCACTGTCCCCGCTAGACATTGATATGGCTAACCTAATGAAAATCAACGATTTGAAGGCTTATAACTCATTGATCGAATACTACGTGGGTCGATACAGTATCGAAGAGGAGGTGTATATATTGAATTAG
- a CDS encoding Suppressor of sphingoid long chain base (LCB) sensitivity of an LCB-lyase mutation: MLSVSEEYLNNEYIYATATESSVRASAASVIAEATAYFQDYQDDLSVYGMTPSYGGNMALAIVMGIFFVLSTGLGLYYKQWWFGTCFFFGCGLEFAGYVGRTVSAKDPVLVDPFLDQIISLTLAPAFIMGGIYYMLAKLCSIFGEGHSKLKPMSYAKIFIICDLVSIIIQAVGGGMAASAAANYENADTGTHIMVAGLAFQVASMTLFLYFWFDMCYSIYKVYRTSENPDDEFNDEFKDIRQRPMFNTFPVAITLSTLFVYVRCIYRVAELSEGWRGHLITEEIYFLILDSLMMCLAIVIMLIYFPGFVFGKDSHIPVKGFRLSRKKKEETPQPDGDKLLTDNNEQSATDKDSV, from the coding sequence ATGTTATCAGTCTCTGAGGAGTATCTGAACAATGAATACATTTATGCCACTGCTACCGAGTCCTCTGTGAGAGCCTCTGCTGCGTCCGTAATCGCAGAGGCAACGGCCTACTTTCAAGATTATCAAGATGACTTAAGTGTGTACGGAATGACTCCAAGTTACGGTGGTAACATGGCACTAGCAATTGTCATGggtattttttttgttttgagtACCGGTCTAGGTCTATACTATAAGCAATGGTGGTTTGGTACatgttttttctttggatgCGGTTTAGAATTTGCCGGTTATGTTGGACGAACAGTCTCAGCCAAGGATCCTGTTTTAGTGGACCCCTTCTTGGACCAAATTATTTCACTTACTCTAGCCCCAGCTTTCATCATGGGTGGTATTTACTACATGTTGGCTAAACTGTGTTCTATTTTCGGTGAGGGGCATTCGAAACTGAAACCCATGTCTTATGCGAAAATATTTATTATTTGTGATCTTGTGTCGATTATCATCCAAGCCGTGGGCGGAGGTATGGCTGCTAGTGCTGCTGCGAATTATGAGAATGCGGACACAGGAACCCACATCATGGTTGCTGGTTTGGCATTCCAAGTTGCATCTATGACACTTTTCCTCTACTTTTGGTTCGACATGTGTTACTCTATTTACAAAGTCTACAGAACGTCCGAGAACCCAGATGACGAGTTCAATGATGAGTTCAAGGATATCAGACAAAGACCTATGTTCAATACTTTCCCAGTGGCTATAACCTTGTCCACTTTGTTCGTTTACGTTCGGTGTATATACAGAGTGGCCGAGTTGTCTGAAGGTTGGAGAGGCCATTTGATTACTGAGGAGATATATTTTTTGATCCTGGATTCTTTAATGATGTGCTTGGCAATAGTTATCATGCTTATATACTTCCCTGGTTTCgtgtttggaaaagacTCCCATATTCCTGTTAAAGGTTTTAGATTAAgcaggaagaagaaagaggaaactCCTCAACCAGATGGAGATAAGCTGCTCACGGATAACAATGAACAATCAGCCACCGACAAGGATAGTGTTTAG
- a CDS encoding Protein that induces appearance of [PIN+] prion when overproduced produces MSSALINRSLTTIRTELDFLRESEVISEGLFQQIIDQLPEKHTPGMAAASSIKTESVKQDKWEPPKEPPKEENSVPTPAPSVSAAPPYPTSLEFAEALYDYTPQEKEDLALRVGDKIEVTDKLSSDWWRGKVNGTEGIFPANYVKLLGSRPSHSPPPVAQAQRYEYEPPLQSQPSGAPSTKYDYPVQQTQQYPGQNFGSPQPYPQQIVQTQPMVVQQPEQAQSGHGSQDFNRHAKKFGSKLGNAAIFGAGATIGSNIVNSIF; encoded by the coding sequence ATGTCGTCTGCTTTAATTAATAGATCACTTACCACTATCAGGACGGAACTAGACTTCCTTAGAGAGTCGGAAGTCATCTCTGAAGGTCTCTTTCAGCAAATTATTGATCAGCTACCTGAAAAGCACACTCCCGGAATGGCCGCTGCATCGTCTATCAAGACTGAATCTGTCAAACAGGACAAATGGGAACCTCCTAAGGAACCTCCTAAAGAGGAAAATAGTGTCCCTACGCCTGCTCCTAGCGTTTCAGCTGCTCCACCTTATCCCACCAGTTTAGAATTTGCCGAGGCTCTGTACGATTACACACCacaagagaaagaagactTAGCACTCCGCGTAGGGGACAAGATTGAAGTTACTGATAAATTGTCATCTGATTGGTGGCGTGGAAAAGTTAATGGCACTGAAGGTATCTTTCCCGCAAATTATGTCAAACTTTTGGGCTCTAGACCCTCTCACTCACCTCCTCCAGTGGCACAAGCTCAACGTTATGAATATGAACCTCCTTTGCAATCTCAGCCTTCAGGAGCTCCATCTACCAAATATGACTACCCGGTTCAACAAACACAACAATATCCTGGACAGAATTTTGGGTCTCCTCAGCCGTACCCTCAACAAATAGTCCAGACCCAACCCATGGTAGTCCAACAACCCGAGCAGGCTCAAAGTGGACATGGATCACAAGATTTCAATCGTCATGCCAAAAAGTTTGGCTCTAAGTTAGGTAATGCAGCTATCTTCGGTGCAGGTGCTACAATTGGTAGTAATATCGTTAACAGCATCTTTTAA
- a CDS encoding Protein involved in regulation of mitochondrial expression of subunits 6 (Atp6p) and 8 (Atp8p), producing MIRSSISDAVQINLNSLSAYTNPVLAQVNSLDINGPESDNLQIPSRILTQLAIIQKSFSEVYSLADPLKIHQVNLQNKDKTAESVVNIGSVSFAKIATILEPFQNGSIYESIVATEEYSDLSAKLKNEVDVIGRLEDLIIVYLTLILTLLVSDTLLGRTMPLYDDIEYYDDNLSSNYKIAAIFCQSLPERTWSYTRFLYDEVAKRVESYDELQVAIPTWLPPVVQPWYRQIAKWTFMILQTMKSSIKTIESPSVFLLNVASNSILSVGLPKKSLYYSTKDILRYTKIILEAPLLSLKEELYSKRKALVDLRKENAQKLGYLSTLTPQIPSLTVQLEDDELLDTQLRNLVKGSGESINHLLNIFLYGERNNGPSPLLQDLYSLSSKLLPDCDHNIRDIKRLNGRPKFIIRYWIPLLLLVLYVPSTSMNIIHNRRLIAKWIQTNLVDTVVGFWNNWILSPLNNILATVKHDDNSRIAITTQASLDADLDSLERMVIDYALEKSKLPPGTSLTTYRENLSEMVKKGDLTPIMRDYESELKSPFKGIVMGDLVRNLLIQIQKTKVDGATAMNGIDKLLKSQELVFGVVAASPSILIVYWLVGLINSYARTGYLHKLNVSKRTEVLSSFNTIQRILNFDDSEPEPQNVIYERYGTLLMEILVLRKSGIYFIPTSRRQEWLRDIRDLSAPSQSYSIKTKTVQRMLSTYGNYFK from the coding sequence ATGATCAGGAGTAGCATCAGTGATGCTGTTCAAATTAatttgaacagtttgagTGCTTACACCAATCCGGTATTGGCGCAGGTTAATTCGTTGGATATCAATGGTCCTGAGTCTGATAACTTGCAGATCCCTTCAAGAATATTAACTCAGCTTGCTATTATTCAAAAGTCTTTCAGCGAAGTTTATTCTTTGGCTGATCCTCTGAAGATACACCAGGTGAACCTTCAAAACAAAGACAAAACCGCAGAGTCTGTGGTCAATATCGGTTCGGTCTCATTTGCCAAAATTGCTACCATTCTCGAGCCATTCCAAAATGGGTCGATCTATGAATCAATAGTAGCCACTGAAGAATACTCTGACCTTAGCgcaaaattgaagaatgagGTGGACGTTATTGGTAGATTGGAGGACTTGATAATTGTTTATCTCACTCTAATCCTGACTCTTCTTGTAAGTGATACCTTACTAGGTCGTACCATGCCTCTGTACGATGACATTGAGTATTACGACGATAACCTTTCTTCCAACTATAAAATCGCTGCAATTTTTTGTCAATCATTACCTGAAAGAACTTGGAGTTATACAAGATTTCTGTACGACGAAGTTGCCAAGAGAGTTGAAAGTTATGACGAGTTGCAAGTTGCGATCCCTACCTGGTTGCCTCCGGTTGTTCAACCATGGTATAGACAGATTGCCAAATGGACCTTTATGATTCTGCAAACCATGAAATCAAGTATCAAGACAATTGAATCTCCTAGTGTTTTCCTCTTGAATGTAGCTTCCAATTCAATATTGTCCGTTGGTTTACCCAAGAAATCATTATATTATAGTACCAAAGATATTCTTCGATACACCAAGATTATTTTGGAAGCTCCGCTTTTGtccttgaaagaagagctttATTCGAAAAGGAAGGCGTTGGTAGACTTACGAAAGGAAAATGCTCAGAAATTGGGATACCTCTCGACTCTGACTCCACAAATCCCTTCTCTTACGGTGCAATTAGAAGACGATGAGTTGCTAGATACCCAGTTGAGAAATCTTGTCAAAGGGTCGGGCGAGTCTATTAACCATCTATTAAACATATTTTTGTATGGCGAACGGAACAACGGACCTTCTCCTCTGTTGCAAGACCTGTATAGTCTTTCTTCCAAGCTTTTGCCGGATTGCGATCATAACATTAGAGACATCAAGAGACTTAACGGAAGACCCAAGTTTATCATTAGATATTGGATTCCTTTATTATTGCTGGTCTTATATGTTCCCTCGACATCAATGAACATTATACACAATCGAAGGTTGATAGCTAAATGGATCCAGACCAATCTAGTTGACACGGTCGTTGGATTTTGGAACAATTGGATACTCAGTCCATTGAATAACATTTTGGCTACAGTTAAACATGATGATAATTCCCGAATCGCCATCACTACACAAGCTTCTTTAGATGCTGATTTAGATTCTCTTGAAAGGATGGTCATTGATTACGCTTTGGAAAAATCGAAGCTTCCTCCTGGAACGTCTCTTACTACGTACAGAGAGAACTTATCAGAGATGGTCAAGAAGGGAGACTTGACCCCTATAATGAGAGATTATGAAAGTGAACTCAAGTCTCCATTCAAGGGGATTGTTATGGGAGACCTGGTCCGTAATCTCCTAattcagattcaaaaaaCAAAGGTCGATGGTGCCACTGCAATGAATGGAATTGACAAATTACTGAAATCTCAAGAACTTGTATTTGGAGTAGTTGCAGCCTCTCCCAGTATTCTTATTGTATATTGGTTAGTTGGTCTCATCAATAGCTATGCCAGAACTGGATATTTGCATAAGCTAAATGTGAGCAAGAGAACAGAGGTTTTGTCCAGCTTCAATACCATTCAAAGGATTCTCAATTTCGATGATTCAGAACCAGAACCGCAAAACGTTATTTATGAACGATATGGAACTTTACTGATGGAAATTCTTGTCCTCAGAAAAAGTGGGATCTATTTCATTCCGACGTCCAGGAGACAGGAGTGGTTAAGAGATATTAGAGACTTAAGCGCCCCAAGTCAATCATATTCCATAAAAACTAAAACGGTACAAAGAATGTTAAGTACGTATGGCAATTATTTCAAGTAG
- a CDS encoding uncharacterized protein (Part of the evolutionarily-conserved CCR4-NOT transcriptional regulatory complex) has product MYEYEYELDSEDDLKKLTVDEIASKGEWVKSPLMLNEGLYFKHNEHNSLDVNKLHNSIYEYLAVEKPPINETTRKQLKLLFDTLITMCDDYTKPFDTGIDNRQILSVDLVSNIVLALVFPTYRSSDIDLPAFSMAFNVCRIAESILAKLHYSDESSLEFIPRDESPPVKTNFSLKWLPDPLLTSNDQEPQDYYQLKLLYSMLVICLVLIDKLSRLEDPPDPFTFFYFNVWNLQRTVLAFGSPVPFESRESQYAEYPEVFADILKWSSAVRATAAAILNKSRYATIHDFKHESLTNFLNPYGRGILTGALNINFPEYFSILLKLGLTEECAKHFMNKLELADSLDDLVRHIFQPREPVQNESDQESRNSRSDIGEGDDDEDVEIMELHPDCNCDFGLDSAEYENEIIDMDDMDSELDKEITVTNNKEFLNHQKEGTSPPSGDMPIENSDEDWRDIVRGRNMLFSSRFRKLLQDPSQFCSSWYEFVDIIKRLTNERDVTEKEKQKLVDTVAKSVKDELDTQSELFCLPYEQRQAIEESKPDGKKASEITPDKVYELISEPQLWKKLFDTESDTLLAIIDELFMAPGYRRVLIWFLSQRQLELQLVEYFHLLLTSRRGNWDFEEEKDINPETFHFSREGPLELSEFERNMLLRLFIDKLTVTFDNDQRTDDNQTIAEHSAQETHSSETVANNTSDSFLSIKAKENLMTLTCLVFLSLHKSGIIRINDPEYKLSIQMLVLPWIGFNEEAREVYVLSNRPYLPTVESYSEAETSAVTNDQEVTKNIEAASLTAEYVSKTHALLDQTGLQIPDEVLSPLDNKNYEEFEHSLTKYVREQKDVNLEDTIKVFYDPSFPNLVDVFHLKIVEEVVTRYYHTLEVPSYKAVELYRLYHTITDISNSSVVSDEDIPFIRKLKEQIEKQKNLGKPTPPADTLDRSSFVIHCIRCYFILRQLIQTKLSNDLLFPYVAELIINISKQTGPEVYKFFEQDYEDVTKFKKDVKSSMQRFIVLAKTYLEYQEAMKLSLLLSGSFLLLDFVKYPSFEEFVKNGPIDRLEANSEETSTRESQEPASV; this is encoded by the coding sequence ATGTATGAATACGAATATGAACTTGACTCTGAAGATGATCTGAAAAAGCTGACTGTTGACGAAATTGCTTCCAAAGGTGAATGGGTCAAATCCCCTTTAATGTTGAACGAGGGTTTATACTTCAAGCATAATGAGCACAATAGTTTAGATGTCAACAAATTGCATAACTCCATTTATGAGTATTTGGCAGTGGAGAAACCTCCCATTAATGAAACCACAAGAAAACAGTTGAAGCTGTTGTTTGATACACTTATTACAATGTGTGATGATTATACTAAACCATTTGATACTGGAATCGATAATAGGCAGATCTTATCGGTCGATTTAGTTTCCAATATTGTGTTAGCACTTGTCTTCCCTACATACAGGTCTTCAGACATAGACCTTCCAGCATTTTCCATGGCCTTCAATGTGTGTCGAATTGCTGAGTCGATTCTAGCCAAACTGCATTATTCTGATGAGTCTTCGCTGGAATTCATCCCTAGAGATGAGTCTCCCCCAGTAAAGACGAATTTTTCGCTCAAATGGCTTCCGGATCCATTGCTTACCAGTAACGATCAAGAACCCCAGGACTACtatcaattgaaactattGTATTCTATGCTAGTGATATGCTTAGTTTTGATAGATAAGCTTTCCCGACTCGAAGACCCGCCAGATCCATTCAcatttttttatttcaaTGTATGGAACTTGCAGAGAACTGTTCTCGCTTTTGGGTCTCCAGTACCCTTTGAGTCCAGAGAGAGTCAATACGCCGAATATCCAGAAGTCTTCGCTGACATTTTAAAGTGGAGCTCTGCGGTACGTGCCACGGCTGCTGCGATACTTAACAAATCACGATACGCAACTATTCATGATTTCAAGCATGAGTCGTTAACTAATTTTTTGAACCCTTACGGTAGAGGTATTTTAACGGGAGCCTTAAACATTAATTTTCCAGAgtacttttcaattttgttGAAGCTGGGTTTAACCGAAGAATGTGCTAAACACTTTATGAATAAATTGGAATTGGCAGATAGTTTGGACGACCTTGTTCGTCACATCTTCCAACCACGGGAGCCTGTACAAAATGAATCAGATCAGGAATCCAGGAATAGTCGTTCTGATATTGGAGAGGgcgatgatgatgaagatgtcGAGATCATGGAACTTCATCCTGATTGCAACTGTGACTTTGGATTAGACTCTGCAGAAtatgaaaatgaaataatTGATATGGATGACATGGATTCTGAACTCGACAAGGAAATCACAGTGACTAATAATAAagaattcttgaatcatcaaaaagaaggGACATCTCCTCCTAGTGGGGATATGCCAATCGAAAACAGTGACGAAGATTGGAGAGATATTGTGAGAGGTCGAAACATGCTATTTTCTTCCCGTTTTCGAAAACTTCTACAGGATCCTTCACAGTTCTGTTCATCCTGGTATGAGTTTGTAGATATAATAAAACGTCTCACTAACGAACGAGACGttactgaaaaagaaaaacagaaATTGGTGGATACCGTGGCAAAATCGGTCAAGGATGAGCTTGATACTCAGTCAGAACTATTCTGTTTACCTTATGAACAACGACAGGCAATAGAAGAATCTAAACCCGATGGGAAAAAGGCATCAGAAATCACACCCGATAAGGTCTATGAGCTGATTTCAGAACCTCagctttggaagaaactgTTTGACACTGAATCCGATACGTTATTAGCAATTATTGATGAACTTTTTATGGCCCCTGGTTATAGAAGGGTCCTTATATGGTTTCTGTCTCAAAGGCAGTTGGAACTACAATTGGTCGAATACTTCCACTTACTTCTAACTTCACGCAGAGGCAATTGGGATTTtgaggaagagaaagacATTAACCCCGAAACGTTCCACTTTTCTAGAGAGGGGCCTCTTGAACTATCTGAGTTTGAGCGAAATATGTTATTGCGCTTGTTTATAGATAAACTAACAGTAACCTTTGACAATGACCAGAGGACAGATGACAATCAAACAATAGCTGAACATTCTGCACAAGAAACTCATAGCTCAGAAACAGTGGCCAATAATACTTCAGACTCATTTTTGAGTATCAAAGCGaaagaaaacttgatgaCACTCACTTGTTTGGTATTTCTTAGCTTGCATAAATCAGGAATCATTAGAATCAATGATCCCGAGTACAAACTCTCAATACAAATGTTAGTCTTACCTTGGATTGGATTTAACGAAGAAGCAAGAGAAGTGTATGTTCTTTCTAATCGTCCATATCTCCCAACTGTCGAGTCTTATTCTGAAGCTGAGACAAGTGCAGTCACAAACGACCAAGAGGTAACAAAGAACATAGAGGCTGCAAGTTTGACTGCTGAGtatgtttcaaaaacacATGCGCTTCTTGATCAAACGGGACTGCAAATCCCTGATGAGGTATTAAGTCCTTTAGATAACAAGAATTACGAAGAATTTGAACACAGCTTGACAAAGTACGTTCGGGAGCAAAAGGATGTAAATCTGGAAGATACCATCAAAGTTTTTTATGACCCATCTTTTCCCAACTTAGTGGATGTGTTTCATCTGAAGATTGTTGAGGAGGTAGTTACGAGATACTATCATACTCTAGAGGTCCCTTCATATAAAGCTGTTGAACTTTACAGGTTGTATCATACGATTACAGACATATCCAATAGTTCAGTAgtttctgatgaagatataCCATTTATCCGCAAACTGAAGGAGcaaattgaaaagcaaaagaatCTTGGAAAGCCCACTCCTCCAGCTGATACTTTAGATCGCTCTTCATTCGTTATCCATTGTATCCGATGTTATTTCATTTTAAGGCAACTTATCCAAACTAAACTTTCCAACGACTTGCTGTTCCCATATGTTGCTGAACTGATTATTAATATCTCCAAACAAACGGGACCAGAAGTTTACAAGTTTTTTGAGCAAGATTACGAGGATGTCACTaagttcaaaaaagatGTCAAGAGCTCTATGCAAAGGTTCATTGTACTTGCTAAAACTTATTTAGAGTACCAAGAAGCCATGAAACTATCGTTACTTCTCTCTGGAAGCTTCCTGTTATTGGATTTTGTTAAATATCCTAGCTTTGAAGAGTTCGTCAAGAATGGTCCTATAGATCGATTGGAAGCGAATTCGGAGGAAACATCTACGAGGGAATCCCAGGAGCCAGCATCTGTATAG
- a CDS encoding Subunit of the prohibitin complex (Phb1p-Phb2p), protein MSRVADFISKIAIPAGIALSAAQYSLYDVKGGTRAVIFDRYSGVRQDVIGEGTHFLIPWLQKAVIFDVRTKPRNIATTTGSKDLQTVSLTLRVLHRPDVQRLPSIYQSLGLDYDETQFDAAELITQREIVSARIRQELAARANEFHIRLEDVSITHMTFGREFTKAVEQKQIAQQDAERAKYLVEKAEQERQASVIRAEGEAEAAEHISKALEKAGDGLLLIRRIEASKEIAATLAGSPNVTYLPGGAKGGEAAAGSSNSLLLSVGR, encoded by the exons ATGTCTAGAGTAGCAGATTTTATATCAA AAATTGCCATCCCAGCTGGAATTGCCCTCAGTGCCGCCCAGTATTCACTGTACGACGTCAAAGGAGGAACCAGAGCGGTGATTTTTGATCGTTATTCAGGTGTTAGACAGGATGTCATTGGAGAAGGAACCCACTTCCTCATTCCCTGGTTACAGAAGGCAGTTATTTTTGATGTTCGTACAAAACCAAGGAACATTGCTACCACCACAGGATCCAAGGATTTGCAAACAGTGTCTTTAACGTTAAGAGTTTTGCACCGACCAGATGTTCAGAGATTACCCTCTATATACCAATCTCTGGGTCTGGATTATGATGAAA CTCAATTCGATGCTGCTGAACTGATTACCCAACGAGAAATTGTTTCCGCTAGAATTCGACAAGAATTGGCAGCAAGAGCCAACGAGTTCCACATTAGGCTGGAGGACGTTTCCATTACACACATGACATTTGGACGTGAGTTCACCAAAGCTGTCGAACAGAAACAGATTGCACAGCAAGATGCTGAAAGAGCCAAGTATCTCGTTGAGAAGGCTGAACAGGAAAGACAGGCTTCCGTTATTAGAGCTGAGGGAGAAGCTGAAGCTGCCGAGCATATCTCCAAGGCTTTAGAAAAGGCAGGAGATGGTCTGTTGTTGATTCGTAGAATTGAGGCATCTAAGGAGATTGCCGCAACTCTGGCTGGATCACCCAACGTAACTTATCTTCCTGGAGGAGCCAAAGGAGGTGAGGCAGCAGCAGGATCCAGCAATTCGCTTCTATTGAGTGTTGGACGATAA